Proteins found in one Methylobacter sp. S3L5C genomic segment:
- a CDS encoding HAD-IIA family hydrolase, with amino-acid sequence MQPFTNIRALIIDMDGVLWHGTQPIPGLTEFFQTLADLKIRFILATNNASLTPGQYVTKLVQMGVTVTQKQILTSGTATALYLSKQVNPAETRVFVIGVDGATQPLIDHGFTLTGLYEVNNDNDTLKIGADIVVCGKDETLTWDKLATATLNIRAGAKFIGTNADTTLPTEHGITHGNGAILAALEVATGVTPTIIGKPEPIIYQQALALLGVEPDETVAIGDRLETDILGAVRTGIRSIMVLTGISTKDDLKVADYQPTWVMPDISAITKALRDQAVL; translated from the coding sequence ATGCAACCTTTTACCAATATTCGCGCACTCATCATTGATATGGACGGTGTTTTATGGCACGGCACTCAGCCGATACCAGGATTAACCGAGTTTTTTCAAACTCTGGCTGATCTGAAAATTCGCTTCATCCTGGCGACTAACAATGCTAGTTTAACGCCAGGCCAATATGTAACCAAGCTGGTACAAATGGGCGTAACCGTTACTCAAAAGCAAATTTTAACTTCAGGGACTGCTACTGCGCTATACCTGAGCAAGCAGGTTAATCCAGCTGAAACACGCGTGTTTGTTATCGGCGTGGACGGCGCTACGCAACCGCTTATTGATCATGGTTTTACGCTAACCGGCCTTTATGAAGTCAATAATGACAATGATACTCTAAAAATAGGCGCTGATATTGTCGTCTGTGGCAAAGATGAAACTCTAACCTGGGACAAACTGGCAACAGCCACACTGAATATTCGCGCGGGTGCAAAATTCATTGGCACCAATGCTGACACCACACTACCCACCGAACACGGCATCACCCACGGTAATGGAGCAATTCTGGCAGCGCTTGAGGTCGCCACTGGTGTAACACCGACCATTATCGGCAAACCGGAGCCCATTATTTATCAACAGGCTCTTGCCTTATTGGGCGTCGAACCCGATGAAACGGTAGCTATCGGTGATCGTCTGGAGACTGACATTCTTGGTGCAGTTCGTACCGGCATCCGCAGCATCATGGTACTAACGGGAATATCCACTAAAGACGATTTAAAAGTTGCAGATTATCAGCCAACCTGGGTTATGCCGGATATTAGTGCCATAACGAAAGCATTACGAGATCAGGCTGTATTATAA
- a CDS encoding mechanosensitive ion channel domain-containing protein, translated as MKLIDFSAFYCKISVLLFLLLLNFFGSTETWAKKAAPTREQNGTAIEITKGTLQANIEAINNRQGLDEALKAKVLSAYQSALDNLSNSENFKARIVEFNQAIKQAPQKTKQLQKEIEQTLQQVSKQKPEDFTRIPTEELDQRLIIEKGKISALDEQTGKLENELTLQQSRPQFIREETVTAKQDFEAIKSKLANSSNKTGSKLESEAEQIYLKTQLDSRATELKMLDSEAISNPVRVELLNSNFRLLDIKKNALLPAISAIENILTDRRQQEVKEMQDALSQAEKELSGKHPLIQAISRENIQYSRDLQTITAKINSYTEQKTKLDAQASEIDNDFKSAEKKISLAGLSPVLGKILREQRRNLTTQDQASIQSESIQDETASTSLEQYKDEYKLKQLADIDADLQEIMENQVDHNLPVAERMMIQAELRVLLNNQKELLNKLASDYITYLRTLGDFDFARQQMVNQATKFAAYLDENLLWVKSSNAIDADYIVGLFNSTKWLLSPLNWLALSKDVLKVGMQQPFFIVIGILGLVLLYFSKNWAKKHLLIISVKIEKIYTDTFSYTLQALGYTLIVALPIPLLSYYLGWCLTNNVHFIDFTQAIGEGLKSASIPLLFLQFFYRLFADDGIARKHFRWKKTNTTLLRKQIGWVRFVVVLAIFIINSTAASKEPMYSDNLGRLTFIVYMLALTIFLGRLLNPASGLLQGIIKNNPDGWLTKLRYIWYPTAIFTPLIIIGFAVTGYYLSALELQDQLVLSLRLIFVMVLINEMVIRWLTLINRQLAIKNVMQKRKAAELNEKQPVAGVEDPVLPIDEQLIDIPKINAQTIKLLNVFITLSLIIGIWVIWKNILPAFSFLERIVLWQHAVTIDNQQSFQPITLINLMWSGLYFFLAVVSVRNFPGVMELLVFRRLAIETGGRYAVNQLATYVLITISFISIANELGGSWSQVQWLVAALSVGLGFGLQEIFANLVSGIILLFERPIRVGDTVTIGNVTGKVCRIKMRATTLIDFDAKELIIPNKTFITSQLNNWTLSDTVTRIVVPIGIAYGSDIELAHKVMVDAVQSLPLILKDPAPAVLIDSFGDSSINFSIRFFVSELANRLPATHEIHILLEKGLRENKIEIPFPQRDIHVRSIVQEFKAAHPNIKKTVEPNSPPVESSFNPALFE; from the coding sequence ATGAAACTTATTGATTTTTCTGCTTTTTATTGCAAGATTTCTGTATTACTTTTTTTGTTGTTGCTTAACTTTTTTGGCTCCACTGAGACATGGGCTAAAAAAGCTGCCCCAACCAGGGAGCAAAATGGCACGGCTATTGAAATCACTAAAGGTACATTACAAGCCAACATTGAGGCTATCAATAACAGGCAAGGTCTTGATGAGGCGCTTAAAGCCAAAGTCCTGTCTGCCTATCAATCAGCGCTGGATAATCTAAGCAACAGCGAGAACTTTAAGGCGCGAATCGTTGAATTTAATCAAGCGATTAAACAAGCACCACAAAAAACCAAACAGCTACAAAAAGAAATTGAACAGACTCTGCAACAGGTATCCAAACAAAAACCCGAAGATTTTACCCGAATACCTACTGAAGAACTGGATCAACGACTGATTATTGAGAAAGGAAAAATAAGTGCTTTAGACGAACAAACAGGCAAGTTGGAAAATGAACTTACTTTGCAACAGAGTCGTCCCCAATTTATTCGCGAAGAGACAGTAACAGCAAAACAAGATTTTGAAGCTATAAAAAGTAAACTGGCAAATTCATCCAATAAAACCGGTTCAAAACTTGAAAGTGAAGCAGAACAGATCTATTTAAAAACACAGCTTGATTCACGTGCAACAGAATTAAAAATGTTGGATAGTGAGGCCATCAGTAATCCGGTCAGAGTGGAATTACTTAATAGTAATTTTCGATTATTGGATATTAAAAAAAATGCCCTACTCCCTGCCATTTCGGCCATAGAAAACATCCTAACTGACCGTAGACAGCAGGAAGTTAAAGAGATGCAGGATGCACTTAGTCAAGCAGAAAAAGAACTTTCTGGAAAGCATCCTCTTATTCAAGCGATAAGTCGGGAGAACATTCAATACAGTCGAGACTTGCAAACAATTACCGCAAAAATCAATAGTTATACCGAGCAAAAAACCAAATTGGATGCACAAGCCAGTGAAATTGATAATGACTTTAAAAGTGCAGAAAAAAAAATCAGCCTGGCTGGTTTAAGTCCGGTACTCGGCAAAATCCTGCGTGAACAACGACGTAATTTAACGACCCAGGATCAAGCTTCGATACAGTCAGAAAGTATTCAGGATGAAACAGCATCAACCAGCCTTGAACAATATAAAGATGAGTACAAGTTAAAACAACTCGCAGATATTGATGCAGATTTGCAGGAGATCATGGAGAATCAGGTTGATCATAACCTTCCTGTAGCGGAACGCATGATGATACAAGCTGAATTGCGGGTATTATTGAACAACCAGAAAGAACTGCTTAATAAATTAGCTAGTGATTACATCACGTATCTACGTACCTTAGGCGACTTTGATTTTGCCAGACAACAAATGGTTAATCAAGCAACCAAGTTTGCAGCTTATCTGGATGAAAATTTATTATGGGTAAAAAGCTCCAATGCCATTGACGCTGATTATATCGTGGGGCTGTTTAATTCAACAAAATGGCTGTTATCACCGCTTAATTGGCTGGCGTTAAGTAAAGACGTACTTAAGGTAGGGATGCAGCAGCCATTTTTTATTGTCATCGGCATACTGGGTTTAGTATTGCTATACTTCAGCAAAAATTGGGCAAAAAAGCATCTACTGATTATCTCGGTTAAAATTGAAAAAATTTATACCGATACGTTTAGTTATACCTTGCAAGCATTAGGCTATACACTAATCGTGGCATTACCGATACCGCTGCTTAGTTATTATTTAGGCTGGTGCTTAACAAATAATGTTCATTTTATTGATTTTACCCAGGCAATTGGCGAAGGCTTGAAAAGCGCGTCAATACCGCTACTTTTTCTGCAATTTTTTTACCGCCTGTTTGCAGATGACGGTATCGCACGTAAACATTTTCGCTGGAAAAAAACTAACACCACTTTATTGCGCAAACAAATTGGCTGGGTACGCTTTGTCGTTGTGTTAGCGATATTTATTATCAACAGTACAGCAGCGTCGAAAGAACCCATGTATAGCGATAACCTCGGGCGCCTGACATTTATCGTTTATATGCTGGCACTGACGATTTTTTTGGGTCGATTACTCAATCCTGCTAGCGGCTTATTGCAAGGCATTATCAAAAACAATCCTGATGGTTGGTTAACCAAATTACGTTATATCTGGTATCCAACAGCTATTTTCACACCACTAATCATTATTGGTTTTGCTGTTACAGGCTATTATTTAAGCGCACTGGAACTACAAGATCAATTGGTTTTATCTCTGCGCTTGATTTTTGTGATGGTCCTTATTAATGAAATGGTCATTCGTTGGTTAACCTTAATTAATCGGCAGTTAGCCATAAAAAATGTCATGCAAAAGCGCAAGGCAGCAGAACTTAACGAAAAACAACCTGTAGCAGGGGTAGAAGATCCTGTTTTGCCTATTGATGAACAACTTATCGACATTCCTAAAATCAATGCCCAAACTATAAAACTACTTAACGTATTTATAACCTTAAGTTTGATTATCGGTATTTGGGTAATCTGGAAAAATATCTTACCCGCATTTTCCTTTCTGGAACGTATTGTACTTTGGCAGCATGCAGTAACGATTGATAATCAGCAAAGTTTTCAACCAATAACCTTAATCAATCTGATGTGGTCGGGATTATATTTCTTTTTAGCCGTAGTTTCGGTGCGAAATTTCCCCGGTGTTATGGAATTATTGGTATTTAGACGTTTGGCTATAGAAACGGGAGGGCGTTATGCCGTTAACCAGCTGGCAACCTATGTATTAATTACTATTAGCTTTATTAGTATAGCCAATGAACTTGGCGGCAGTTGGTCGCAAGTACAATGGCTGGTTGCAGCTCTCAGTGTCGGACTAGGCTTTGGTTTACAAGAGATTTTTGCCAATCTGGTATCAGGGATTATCCTGCTGTTTGAGCGCCCGATACGCGTCGGTGATACGGTAACGATTGGTAATGTTACCGGCAAAGTTTGTCGTATTAAAATGCGTGCCACCACACTAATCGACTTTGATGCAAAAGAACTGATTATTCCCAATAAAACCTTTATTACCAGTCAGTTGAATAATTGGACGTTAAGCGACACCGTAACCCGTATCGTGGTTCCCATTGGTATTGCCTACGGTTCTGATATTGAACTGGCACATAAAGTAATGGTTGATGCCGTACAATCATTGCCGCTTATCCTCAAAGACCCTGCACCAGCGGTATTAATAGATAGTTTTGGCGATAGTTCAATAAATTTTTCCATTCGATTTTTTGTCAGTGAGCTGGCAAACCGGTTACCCGCGACTCACGAGATACATATTCTTCTTGAAAAAGGCTTGCGCGAAAATAAAATAGAAATCCCATTTCCGCAACGGGATATTCATGTTCGTTCAATCGTACAGGAATTTAAAGCAGCGCACCCTAATATCAAGAAAACAGTGGAACCTAATTCACCTCCGGTTGAAAGCAGTTTTAATCCGGCTTTATTCGAATAA
- the dhaL gene encoding dihydroxyacetone kinase subunit DhaL: MKLTPALLLHLIEAIADVIEQNAEEITALDQAIGDGDHVINLQRGINALMLQRDELSQLDWVAAFQKIGMTLMSAVGGASGSLYGTLFIALSKAAREQTLDQQGFADTFSHGVDAIKQRGKAVAGEKTMLDVFIPVADYLRTAAENSVMLPDVLVKVSQVAIAGMESTRTMLATKGRASFLGERSIGHIDAGAKTGQLMICAVVDVLTKQLASPA; the protein is encoded by the coding sequence ATGAAACTTACGCCTGCATTATTACTGCATCTGATCGAAGCTATAGCCGATGTGATCGAACAAAACGCTGAAGAAATAACTGCTTTAGATCAAGCGATTGGTGATGGCGATCATGTCATTAATTTACAGCGTGGTATTAATGCGCTGATGCTTCAACGCGATGAATTAAGTCAATTGGATTGGGTGGCTGCTTTCCAGAAAATCGGTATGACGTTAATGTCAGCAGTGGGTGGTGCATCTGGTTCACTATATGGCACTTTATTTATTGCCTTAAGCAAAGCTGCGCGTGAACAAACTTTAGATCAGCAAGGCTTTGCCGATACTTTTAGTCATGGCGTGGATGCGATTAAGCAGCGGGGTAAGGCAGTTGCTGGTGAAAAAACCATGCTTGATGTTTTTATTCCCGTGGCGGATTACTTGCGAACAGCAGCGGAAAATTCGGTAATGTTACCTGATGTGTTGGTTAAGGTTTCGCAGGTCGCCATCGCGGGAATGGAGTCGACCCGCACTATGCTTGCAACCAAAGGCAGGGCTTCTTTTTTGGGGGAACGCAGTATTGGTCATATTGATGCCGGTGCCAAAACCGGTCAACTAATGATTTGTGCTGTCGTTGATGTATTAACCAAACAGTTAGCATCCCCAGCGTAA
- the dhaK gene encoding dihydroxyacetone kinase subunit DhaK, with translation MKKFINSIDTLRDESLLGFSKAHADIIQLNTQPYFISRINSTRSGKVALISGGGSGHEPLHTGFVGQGMLDAACPGQIFTSPTPDQMLAAAKAVENGGGILFIVKNYAGDVMNFEMAAEMLECPNATILVSDDVALPKTHSTGRRGVAGTLIVEKMVGAAAENGADLATCQALGDKINNVTASIGVALSSCTVPALGKPTFNISDTEMEMGVGIHGERGRETLKLTSATEIVEHLASMIDDELKPKKNQPVLLHVNGFGATPLMELYLIYDLVAQFWEKRGIKIARSLVGNYTTSIDMAGCSITLSLLDEELLHLWDAPVHTAALRWGC, from the coding sequence ATGAAAAAATTCATCAATTCCATCGATACGTTGCGTGACGAAAGCTTGCTCGGTTTTTCCAAAGCGCATGCCGATATTATCCAACTTAATACCCAACCGTACTTCATCAGCCGTATAAATTCAACCAGATCCGGCAAGGTCGCGTTGATTTCCGGCGGCGGCTCCGGGCATGAACCCCTGCATACCGGTTTTGTCGGCCAGGGTATGTTGGATGCCGCTTGTCCCGGCCAGATATTTACCTCCCCTACTCCCGATCAAATGTTGGCTGCTGCAAAAGCAGTTGAAAATGGCGGCGGGATATTATTTATCGTCAAGAATTATGCAGGCGACGTGATGAATTTTGAAATGGCTGCCGAGATGCTGGAATGCCCTAATGCAACCATTCTGGTGAGTGATGATGTTGCTTTACCGAAAACACATAGTACCGGACGACGAGGGGTAGCAGGTACGTTAATTGTCGAAAAAATGGTCGGCGCAGCGGCAGAAAACGGCGCTGACTTGGCAACGTGTCAGGCATTGGGTGATAAAATCAACAATGTTACCGCCTCAATAGGCGTAGCATTAAGCAGTTGTACTGTACCCGCATTGGGAAAACCTACTTTTAACATTAGTGATACTGAAATGGAAATGGGCGTAGGTATTCATGGTGAACGTGGACGTGAAACCCTGAAGTTAACCAGTGCCACAGAAATTGTCGAGCACTTGGCAAGCATGATTGATGATGAATTAAAACCGAAAAAAAACCAGCCGGTGTTACTGCATGTGAACGGATTTGGTGCTACGCCGCTGATGGAACTATATCTGATTTATGATCTGGTGGCCCAATTTTGGGAAAAACGCGGTATCAAAATAGCCCGCTCTTTGGTTGGCAACTACACAACATCCATTGATATGGCCGGTTGTTCAATAACGTTGAGCCTACTTGACGAAGAACTCCTACACCTTTGGGATGCTCCCGTTCATACAGCAGCATTACGCTGGGGATGCTAA
- a CDS encoding alpha/beta hydrolase has product MPMTYPPGAKNTTASLSENNFLTEDGANLPFRHWLPKTDPQAILIALHGFNDYSLFFQRPGEYFSQHGIASFAYDQRGFGAAPKRGLWAGTPAYTDDLLTMVQLIKQRYPNRPVYLLGESMGGAIIINAMSQPGMPVVDGIILVAPALWARSTMPWYQTSLLWTLAHSLPWLTLTGKGVQVMPSDNIEMLRALSRDPWVIKATRVETVYGLTDLMDEAFNSATLLHGNTLMLYGEKDEIIPKQPTYEFLHKFLATNATEKTVAFYRQGYHMLLRDLQAPTAWKDIASWISNKPKKLPSGADNRAREILVELVPKTPKTED; this is encoded by the coding sequence ATGCCAATGACTTATCCACCTGGGGCAAAAAATACTACCGCCAGCCTCAGTGAAAATAATTTCCTGACTGAAGACGGTGCCAATTTACCCTTTCGCCATTGGCTGCCAAAAACTGATCCGCAGGCCATACTAATAGCATTGCACGGCTTTAATGATTACAGTTTGTTTTTTCAACGGCCGGGGGAATATTTCAGCCAACACGGTATAGCCAGTTTTGCTTACGATCAACGTGGCTTTGGTGCCGCCCCAAAACGTGGTTTGTGGGCAGGAACTCCAGCCTATACTGACGATTTACTGACAATGGTGCAACTGATAAAACAACGTTACCCCAATCGTCCCGTTTATCTGCTCGGTGAAAGCATGGGCGGTGCCATTATCATCAATGCCATGAGCCAGCCCGGCATGCCGGTTGTCGATGGCATTATTCTTGTCGCTCCGGCATTGTGGGCAAGGTCAACGATGCCTTGGTATCAAACCAGTTTGCTTTGGACACTGGCACATAGCTTGCCATGGCTAACGCTGACCGGTAAAGGCGTGCAAGTGATGCCCTCGGATAATATCGAAATGCTCAGGGCTTTGAGCCGTGATCCCTGGGTTATCAAAGCAACCCGGGTAGAAACCGTCTACGGACTGACCGATTTGATGGATGAGGCCTTTAATAGTGCCACACTGCTACACGGAAATACCTTGATGCTTTATGGTGAGAAAGACGAAATTATTCCCAAGCAACCGACCTACGAATTTTTACATAAATTTCTCGCGACCAACGCGACAGAAAAAACCGTAGCATTTTATCGACAAGGCTACCATATGTTATTGCGTGATTTACAAGCACCCACTGCCTGGAAAGATATTGCGTCATGGATCAGCAATAAACCCAAAAAGCTACCTTCCGGTGCGGATAACAGAGCGCGTGAGATATTAGTAGAGCTGGTTCCGAAAACGCCCAAAACAGAAGATTAA
- a CDS encoding flavin reductase family protein, with protein sequence MTVSVDDFKKALQLWASGVTVVTTHSEKFGNQGMTVTAFSSVSVNPPQVLVCINNAADTGEGIQESQSFSVNILGSDQQDLSNQFAGGASQQQRFENTDWIAGITGSPLLNHSLISLDCKVVDKVLAGTHWIIIGEVHECIFRTGEPLLYYSGAYRQLAHD encoded by the coding sequence ATGACTGTTAGTGTTGATGATTTTAAAAAGGCTTTGCAACTTTGGGCCAGTGGCGTCACTGTTGTGACTACCCATTCCGAGAAGTTCGGCAATCAAGGTATGACAGTAACCGCATTTTCAAGTGTTTCAGTTAACCCACCGCAAGTATTGGTTTGTATTAATAACGCGGCGGATACGGGTGAAGGTATTCAGGAAAGCCAGAGTTTTTCAGTTAATATTTTAGGCTCGGATCAGCAAGATCTTTCCAATCAATTTGCTGGTGGTGCCAGTCAACAACAGCGTTTCGAAAACACAGACTGGATAGCCGGTATTACCGGCTCACCTCTGCTAAACCACAGCTTGATATCCCTGGATTGCAAGGTTGTTGATAAGGTGCTTGCCGGCACTCACTGGATAATTATTGGTGAAGTCCACGAGTGTATTTTTCGTACGGGAGAACCACTTTTATATTATTCCGGTGCTTACCGGCAACTTGCTCATGATTAA